The following proteins come from a genomic window of Parambassis ranga chromosome 4, fParRan2.1, whole genome shotgun sequence:
- the LOC114434541 gene encoding claudin-19 produces the protein MASSGLQLLGLFFALGGVAATIAATVMVEWKKQAEGKAHSMHEGLWMSCGGAEKTACEIHESLLKLPTELQVTRAVILISLFLSFLATVVSAVGMKCTRFLDGMADSKSTIATVGGAMYIISGLLTIIVTSWYVQMIVQSFHQSHHDSYEFGKAVFVSWTGGLLTMSGGAFLSCHRCWRSKASETINSNHLLHTSGAKSNYV, from the exons ATGGCCAGCTCCGGACTGCAGCTGCTCGGATTATTCTTCGCGCTGGGCGGAGTCGCCGCCACAATTGCCGCTACGGTGATGGTGGAGTGGAAGAAGCAGGCGGAGGGAAAGGCGCACAGCATGCATGAGGGTCTGTGGATGAGCTGCGGCGGCGCTGAGAAAACAGCGTGTGAAATCCACGAGTCCCTGCTGAAGCTACCGA CTGAGCTCCAGGTCACCAGGGCGGTGATACTGATCAgcctcttcctgtcttttttgGCCACGGTGGTCTCCGCAGTGGGCATGAAGTGTACCCGCTTCCTGGATGGCATGGCTGACAGCAAATCCACAATAGCTACTGTTGGAGGAGCCATGTACATCATTTCAG GTTTGCTGACCATCATCGTCACTTCCTGGTATGTCCAAATGATCGTTCAGTCCTTCCACCAGTCACATCATGACAG CTATGAGTTTGGTAAGGCCGTGTTTGTCAGCTGGACTGGTGGACTCCTCACTATGTCAGGCGGAGCTTTCCTGAGCTGTCATAGGTGCTGGAGGTCCAAAGCGTCTGAGACCATCAACTCCAACCACCTCCTTCACACGTCTGGTGCAAAGTCCAACTACGTCTAG